A stretch of Pseudoclavibacter chungangensis DNA encodes these proteins:
- a CDS encoding primary-amine oxidase, translated as MTTTTPHTTGKRVTHLDEADHPLAPLTADEIARGRAVIADAGLLSEHSRFPSVMPIEPPKDVVRAWTPGAPMHRVAEFVVLDVSTGRSVEIDVDLDARRVAATRELATTTAPYGQPAYLQEEYELAQEIATADPRWIAAMERRGLGDRIDQVFCSPLAPGNFGYEDEVGRRIIRSLTFLRDHPDDVAWAHPVEGLLVTIDLTERRVISVRDEGDVPVAAGSGRYDTDAVGPARTTLKPIEITQPEGPSFTVEDGAVSWENWRFRVGFNAREGLVIHELGWDDGERVRPIMYRGSIAEMLVPYGDTSANRYWISYFDAGEYYLGRSANTLALGCDCLGVIHYFDGMSHDDNGNPLRIPQAICMHEEDASILWKHTEFGYGTDVRRQRRLVISFIATIGNYDYGFYWHLYLDGTIEVEAKATGLVFNGSGIPGTDEPHRLEIAPGLFAPVHQHLFCARMDLEIDGERNAVDQIDVQRIPMGERNPYGNAFTWERTRVETEGGLDAAPELRRTWQIVSTDRTNALGRPTGYELIGEGWPTMLADPASAVWARASFTHHHTWVTRFHDEERWPAGKYPNQHAGGAGLSAYVADGESVDGEDLVVWHTFGPTHLPRPEDFPIMPVDQYRFQLKPNGFFDRNPTLDVPEWSSSEGHCCASERPRRYGVEQG; from the coding sequence ATGACCACCACCACACCACACACCACCGGCAAGCGCGTCACGCACCTCGACGAGGCCGACCACCCGCTCGCACCGCTCACGGCCGACGAGATCGCGCGCGGACGGGCCGTGATCGCCGACGCCGGCCTGCTGAGCGAGCACAGCCGGTTCCCGTCGGTCATGCCGATCGAACCGCCCAAGGACGTCGTGCGCGCCTGGACACCGGGCGCCCCCATGCATCGTGTCGCCGAATTCGTCGTGCTCGACGTCTCGACGGGACGCTCCGTCGAGATCGACGTCGACCTCGACGCGCGACGCGTCGCGGCGACCCGCGAGCTCGCGACGACGACCGCACCCTACGGGCAGCCAGCCTACCTCCAGGAGGAGTACGAGCTCGCGCAGGAGATCGCGACCGCCGACCCGCGCTGGATCGCCGCGATGGAGCGCCGCGGACTCGGCGACCGCATCGACCAGGTCTTCTGCTCGCCGCTCGCGCCCGGCAACTTCGGCTACGAGGACGAGGTCGGGCGACGCATCATCCGCTCGCTCACCTTCCTCCGCGACCACCCCGACGACGTCGCATGGGCCCACCCGGTCGAGGGCCTGCTCGTCACGATCGACCTCACGGAACGGCGCGTCATCAGCGTGCGCGACGAGGGCGACGTGCCCGTCGCCGCCGGATCCGGACGCTACGACACCGACGCGGTCGGCCCCGCCCGGACGACGCTCAAGCCCATCGAGATCACCCAGCCCGAAGGCCCCAGCTTCACGGTCGAGGACGGCGCCGTGTCGTGGGAGAACTGGCGCTTCCGCGTCGGCTTCAACGCGCGCGAAGGTCTCGTCATCCACGAGCTCGGTTGGGACGACGGTGAACGCGTGCGCCCCATCATGTACCGCGGCTCGATCGCCGAGATGCTCGTCCCCTACGGCGACACGTCCGCGAACCGGTACTGGATCAGCTACTTCGACGCCGGCGAGTACTACCTCGGCCGCAGCGCGAACACGCTCGCCCTCGGCTGCGACTGCCTCGGCGTCATCCACTACTTCGACGGCATGAGCCACGACGACAACGGCAACCCGCTGCGCATCCCGCAGGCGATCTGCATGCACGAGGAGGACGCCTCGATCCTCTGGAAGCACACCGAGTTCGGCTACGGCACCGACGTGCGCCGCCAGCGGCGCCTCGTGATCTCGTTCATCGCGACGATCGGCAACTACGACTATGGCTTCTACTGGCACCTCTACCTCGACGGCACGATCGAGGTCGAGGCCAAGGCGACCGGACTCGTCTTCAACGGCTCCGGCATCCCCGGAACCGACGAGCCGCACCGACTCGAGATCGCGCCCGGACTGTTCGCACCCGTGCACCAGCACCTGTTCTGCGCCCGCATGGACCTCGAGATCGACGGCGAACGCAACGCGGTCGACCAGATCGACGTGCAGCGCATCCCGATGGGCGAACGCAACCCCTACGGCAACGCGTTCACGTGGGAACGCACGCGCGTCGAGACCGAGGGCGGCCTCGACGCCGCCCCCGAGCTGCGCCGCACGTGGCAGATCGTGTCCACCGACCGCACGAACGCCCTCGGGCGCCCGACCGGCTACGAACTCATCGGCGAAGGCTGGCCGACGATGCTCGCCGACCCCGCCTCGGCCGTGTGGGCACGCGCGAGCTTCACCCACCACCACACGTGGGTGACGCGCTTCCACGACGAGGAACGCTGGCCCGCGGGCAAGTACCCGAACCAGCACGCCGGCGGGGCGGGTCTCTCCGCCTACGTCGCCGACGGCGAATCCGTCGACGGCGAGGACCTCGTCGTCTGGCACACCTTCGGGCCGACGCACCTGCCGCGCCCCGAGGACTTCCCGATCATGCCCGTCGACCAGTACCGGTTCCAGCTCAAGCCCAACGGATTCTTCGACCGGAACCCGACGCTCGACGTCCCCGAGTGGAGCTCCTCCGAGGGGCACTGCTGCGCGAGCGAGCGGCCCCGCCGCTACGGGGTCGAGCAGGGTTGA
- a CDS encoding LysR family transcriptional regulator, with protein sequence MPMQITDISLNQLRYFVRTAELQSMSRAAESLFVAQSAISTSVGNLERSLGVQLLVRHRSKGTTLTREGAEFFRRARAILLDLEDATDVIRPDALRGQYVVGCFPTLVPFWMPSVCDGLTIRHPQLQARVVEVRPHDIDAVLHDRELEFVLTYDYAVPAGVDFTPVATAPLHAIVAEHHPLANADAVSLAELSRDPFILLDLPSTGEYFLETLASVGAAPAVTHRFGNYEAVRAMVARGHGFSLLNQAPQHDLAYNGLGVRSLELTDDLPDLCIGIAHLGDRGLSRKARAVIDECRRYALESRATPITRPSHSQAAPVPVRAA encoded by the coding sequence ATGCCAATGCAGATCACCGACATCTCGCTGAACCAGCTCCGCTACTTCGTGCGCACCGCCGAACTGCAGAGCATGAGCCGCGCGGCGGAATCCCTCTTCGTCGCCCAGTCGGCGATCTCGACCTCCGTCGGCAACCTCGAACGGTCCCTCGGCGTGCAACTGCTCGTCCGGCACCGCTCGAAGGGCACGACCCTCACGCGCGAGGGTGCCGAATTCTTCCGCCGAGCCCGCGCGATCCTCCTCGATCTCGAGGACGCGACCGACGTGATCCGCCCCGACGCCCTTCGCGGACAATACGTCGTCGGCTGCTTCCCGACCCTCGTGCCGTTCTGGATGCCGAGCGTGTGCGACGGCCTCACGATCCGGCACCCCCAGCTGCAGGCACGCGTCGTCGAAGTGCGTCCCCACGACATCGACGCCGTACTGCACGACCGCGAACTCGAGTTCGTGCTCACCTACGACTACGCCGTCCCGGCCGGCGTCGACTTCACGCCCGTCGCGACGGCACCGCTGCACGCGATCGTCGCGGAACACCACCCGCTCGCGAACGCCGACGCCGTCTCGCTCGCCGAACTCAGCCGCGATCCGTTCATCCTGCTCGACCTCCCGAGTACCGGCGAGTACTTCCTCGAGACGCTCGCGAGCGTCGGGGCCGCCCCCGCCGTCACACACCGGTTCGGGAACTACGAGGCCGTGCGCGCCATGGTCGCGCGCGGCCACGGCTTCTCGCTGCTCAACCAGGCACCGCAGCACGACCTCGCCTACAACGGACTCGGCGTGCGGAGCCTCGAGCTCACCGACGATCTCCCCGACCTGTGCATCGGCATCGCGCACCTCGGCGACCGCGGCCTCAGCCGCAAGGCGCGCGCCGTCATCGACGAGTGCCGCCGCTACGCGCTCGAATCCCGCGCGACGCCGATCACGCGGCCGAGCCACTCGCAGGCCGCGCCCGTGCCCGTCAGGGCCGCCTGA
- a CDS encoding flavin-containing monooxygenase — MPIQETEVLVVGAGQAGIAMSEHLTRAGIAHLVLERDRVAERWRSWRWDSLVANGPAWHDRFPNREFGDTAPDAFATKDQVADYLAAYAEQFDAPIRTGVEVTGVRRSEGRPGFDVTTSDGPGHARFVVAATGPFQRPIIPALVPESAGIPQIHSVDYHNPQQLPEGGVLVVGAGSSGVQIADEIQKSGRQVHLAVGPHDRPPRAYRGRDFCWWLGVLGKWDMTTPAAGAEHVTIAVSGANGGHTVDFRELAAGGIQLVGRANAFQDGVMRFGTDLATNIRNGDANLFALLDEADAHIERNGLDLPEEPSARDLLPDPECMTDPVLELDLRDAGIRSIVWATGFAVDFGWLPEGAVDAQGKPRHQRGVAAEPGVYFLGLPWQSRRGSSFIWGVWHDAKYVADQISIQRGYDAYRSPADTATEAAPTRV, encoded by the coding sequence ATGCCCATTCAGGAAACCGAGGTCCTCGTCGTCGGCGCGGGCCAGGCGGGCATCGCGATGAGCGAGCACCTGACCCGCGCCGGAATCGCCCACCTGGTACTGGAACGCGACCGCGTCGCCGAGCGGTGGCGCTCCTGGCGCTGGGACTCGCTCGTCGCCAACGGGCCGGCCTGGCACGACCGGTTCCCCAACCGCGAGTTCGGCGACACCGCGCCCGACGCCTTCGCGACCAAGGACCAGGTCGCCGACTACCTCGCCGCCTACGCCGAACAGTTCGACGCCCCCATCCGCACGGGCGTCGAGGTCACCGGGGTGCGCCGTTCCGAGGGACGCCCCGGATTCGACGTGACGACCTCGGACGGGCCCGGCCACGCGCGCTTCGTCGTCGCCGCCACCGGACCGTTCCAACGTCCCATCATTCCCGCACTCGTCCCCGAGAGCGCCGGCATCCCGCAGATCCACTCGGTCGACTACCACAACCCGCAACAACTGCCCGAGGGCGGCGTGCTCGTCGTCGGCGCCGGATCGTCCGGCGTGCAGATCGCCGACGAGATCCAGAAGTCGGGCCGACAGGTGCACCTCGCAGTCGGACCGCACGACCGACCGCCACGGGCCTACCGTGGGCGCGACTTCTGCTGGTGGCTCGGTGTGCTCGGCAAGTGGGACATGACGACCCCCGCCGCGGGCGCCGAACACGTCACGATTGCCGTCAGCGGCGCGAACGGCGGCCACACGGTCGACTTCCGCGAACTCGCAGCGGGGGGCATCCAACTCGTCGGGCGAGCGAACGCCTTCCAGGACGGCGTCATGCGCTTCGGCACCGACCTCGCCACGAACATCCGGAACGGCGACGCCAACCTCTTCGCCCTCCTCGACGAAGCAGACGCCCACATCGAACGAAACGGCCTCGACCTCCCCGAAGAGCCGAGCGCGCGGGATCTGCTGCCCGACCCCGAGTGCATGACCGACCCCGTCCTCGAACTCGACCTCCGCGACGCCGGGATCCGCTCGATCGTGTGGGCGACCGGTTTCGCCGTCGACTTCGGCTGGCTCCCCGAGGGCGCGGTCGACGCGCAGGGCAAGCCGCGCCACCAGCGCGGCGTCGCCGCCGAACCCGGCGTCTACTTCCTCGGCCTCCCCTGGCAGTCGCGTCGCGGCTCGAGCTTCATCTGGGGCGTCTGGCACGACGCGAAGTACGTGGCCGACCAGATCTCGATCCAACGCGGCTACGATGCCTACCGATCGCCCGCCGACACCGCGACGGAAGCGGCACCCACGCGCGTCTGA
- a CDS encoding HNH endonuclease signature motif containing protein, translating to MSHDDREASADPATALALACRALTDEVRSCSTALAGRTEHVAEASEAATYLDALELLTDLARTLQDLQSAGAAASARIENVLRERAMSEARIVHPEEPRAVEWLLREAAAELAASLVQTDRGMVHRLDASHELVTDYAATHTALATGRVSQQHADELRRAGTPVTDPDARAEYERVVLEYAETASPARTRAFAKREAERHATVPFAERHEHARDERRIRICELTDGMCQLSATLPAVEGYAIYDRLGRLAHASRGDDESRTIPQREADLLTDLLLGASLTGSDVQVGQHGTAPRIVGHVYVTVPARPLLDGTDPGSTTDSTPEERVALIDGRIPIAVSDAATLLAGARSFTRVLTDPTSGVAWATDTYRPTKAIREHLTVRDAHCRFPGCRTPVRNCDIDHTTDWQHGGDTTSTNLAALCRRHHTLKHRTRWTPRHDSNQPGVLHWTSPTGRVLTDIPEPPGPRPRRIAASD from the coding sequence ATGTCCCACGACGACCGCGAGGCCTCCGCGGACCCGGCCACGGCCCTCGCGCTCGCCTGCCGGGCCCTCACCGACGAGGTGCGGTCGTGCTCGACGGCACTCGCGGGTCGAACCGAGCATGTCGCCGAGGCCTCAGAGGCCGCCACGTACCTCGACGCCCTCGAGCTGCTCACGGATCTCGCCCGCACCCTCCAGGATCTCCAGTCCGCCGGCGCGGCAGCGAGCGCGCGCATCGAGAACGTCCTGCGCGAGCGAGCGATGAGCGAGGCCCGAATCGTTCACCCGGAGGAACCACGCGCCGTCGAGTGGCTCCTCCGCGAAGCAGCGGCCGAACTCGCCGCCAGCCTCGTGCAGACCGACCGCGGCATGGTCCATCGGCTTGACGCCTCGCACGAACTCGTCACCGACTACGCCGCCACCCACACGGCGCTCGCCACAGGACGCGTCTCACAACAACACGCCGATGAACTGCGCCGAGCAGGCACGCCCGTCACCGACCCGGACGCGCGGGCCGAATACGAACGCGTCGTGCTCGAGTACGCCGAGACCGCCTCCCCCGCCCGCACCCGAGCGTTCGCGAAGCGAGAGGCAGAGCGGCACGCGACCGTGCCGTTCGCGGAACGCCACGAACACGCCCGCGACGAGCGGCGGATCCGCATCTGCGAGCTCACCGACGGCATGTGCCAGCTCTCCGCGACGCTGCCCGCCGTCGAGGGATACGCGATCTACGACCGACTCGGGCGACTCGCGCACGCCTCGCGGGGCGACGACGAGTCACGCACGATCCCCCAACGCGAGGCGGACCTGCTCACCGATCTGCTGCTCGGCGCCTCGCTGACCGGAAGCGACGTGCAGGTTGGGCAGCACGGTACTGCGCCGCGAATCGTCGGCCACGTCTACGTCACCGTGCCCGCTCGCCCCCTCCTCGACGGCACCGACCCCGGCAGCACGACGGACTCGACACCTGAAGAACGCGTCGCACTCATCGACGGGCGCATCCCGATCGCCGTAAGCGATGCAGCGACCCTCCTGGCCGGGGCCCGCTCCTTCACTCGAGTGCTCACGGACCCGACAAGCGGTGTGGCATGGGCCACCGACACCTATCGCCCGACGAAGGCCATTCGCGAGCACCTGACCGTCCGAGACGCGCACTGCCGGTTCCCCGGCTGCCGCACACCCGTCAGGAACTGCGACATCGATCACACGACCGACTGGCAACACGGCGGCGACACCACGTCGACCAATCTCGCGGCACTCTGCCGTCGACACCACACGCTCAAGCACCGAACCCGCTGGACACCGCGGCACGACTCGAACCAACCAGGCGTCCTGCACTGGACGAGCCCGACGGGACGAGTCCTCACGGATATCCCCGAGCCGCCGGGCCCACGCCCCCGACGCATCGCGGCGTCGGACTGA
- a CDS encoding M20 family metallopeptidase, translating into MADELVGISHALHADPEIRWQEHHSAELLTGALEASGFRVERGAGGLDTAFVAGAGSGSRRVAFIAEYDALEGLGHACGHNIIAASGVGAGIALASIADDLDATVQVIGTPAEEGGGGKIHMIDAGVFDGVEIAMMIHPGPADAAYARPFAVAHFDVSYEGFAAHAAAYPSLGRNAADAFTIAQVAIGLLRQQLPSSVRVHGIVREAGTAPNAIPETSHGSWYVRASSLEELETVFQKVRRCFEAGALAADCELTITETSPRYSEFRNDDALVRAFAANAAARGIDLDLEEARAGGMNTASTDMGNVSQIVRAIHPYLSIDSLPAVNHQAAFADASATPRADRTVIDGATLLAQTAVDALVTER; encoded by the coding sequence ATGGCCGACGAGCTCGTAGGAATCAGTCATGCGCTGCACGCCGACCCGGAAATCCGATGGCAGGAGCACCACTCCGCGGAGCTGTTGACGGGAGCCTTGGAGGCCTCCGGCTTTCGCGTGGAGCGCGGAGCCGGTGGGCTCGACACCGCCTTCGTGGCCGGCGCCGGATCCGGTTCACGTCGGGTTGCGTTCATCGCTGAATACGATGCGCTCGAGGGGCTCGGGCACGCGTGCGGCCACAACATCATCGCAGCGAGCGGCGTCGGCGCCGGTATCGCGCTCGCGAGCATCGCCGATGACCTCGACGCCACCGTGCAGGTCATTGGCACTCCCGCCGAGGAGGGCGGTGGCGGCAAGATCCACATGATCGACGCAGGCGTCTTCGACGGGGTGGAGATCGCGATGATGATCCATCCCGGTCCCGCAGATGCGGCGTACGCGCGACCGTTCGCCGTTGCCCACTTCGATGTGTCGTATGAGGGTTTCGCCGCGCACGCAGCGGCCTATCCGTCCCTCGGACGCAATGCCGCGGACGCATTCACGATCGCACAGGTTGCGATCGGACTCCTTCGTCAACAGCTTCCGTCGAGTGTGCGCGTGCACGGCATCGTCCGCGAGGCGGGAACCGCGCCGAACGCCATCCCCGAGACATCGCACGGCTCGTGGTACGTGCGAGCCTCGTCACTCGAGGAACTCGAGACGGTGTTCCAGAAGGTTCGCCGCTGCTTCGAGGCCGGCGCGCTCGCGGCGGACTGCGAATTGACGATCACGGAGACCTCGCCCCGGTACTCCGAGTTCCGCAACGACGACGCACTCGTCCGGGCCTTTGCGGCGAACGCCGCCGCGCGGGGCATCGACCTCGACCTGGAGGAGGCGCGTGCCGGGGGGATGAACACGGCATCGACCGACATGGGGAACGTCTCGCAGATCGTGCGGGCGATTCACCCCTATCTGTCGATCGATTCGTTGCCGGCCGTCAACCACCAGGCCGCATTCGCGGATGCGAGCGCTACGCCGCGCGCCGATCGGACTGTCATCGACGGTGCCACGCTCCTCGCGCAGACGGCGGTCGACGCACTCGTCACAGAGCGCTAG
- a CDS encoding DUF1028 domain-containing protein: MTFSLAARDPQTGAFGMIISSSSPAVASRCVNLRPGVGAAASQNVTNPALGPAVLDRLAAGRTAHEAIDAVIETESHPEFRQLTAVDADGRTRVFSGDRALGIVAARAVENAVAAGNMLASEAVIDAYLDGYLASTAATFEERLLEGFAAALAAGGEAGPVRSAGIAVVEDVPWRVTDLRVDDHDDPGAELARLVALWLPQKADYRTRGIDPTAAPSYGVPGDE, encoded by the coding sequence ATGACCTTCTCGCTCGCCGCACGCGATCCGCAGACCGGCGCGTTCGGCATGATCATCTCCTCGTCGAGCCCGGCTGTCGCCTCGCGGTGCGTGAACCTCCGCCCCGGTGTCGGCGCGGCCGCATCGCAGAACGTGACGAACCCCGCGCTCGGGCCGGCCGTCCTCGACCGGCTCGCGGCCGGGCGGACGGCACACGAAGCGATCGATGCCGTGATCGAGACGGAATCCCACCCCGAGTTCAGGCAGTTGACCGCCGTCGACGCCGACGGAAGGACACGCGTGTTCTCCGGTGATCGCGCACTCGGCATCGTGGCGGCACGTGCCGTGGAGAACGCCGTCGCGGCCGGCAACATGCTCGCCTCGGAAGCCGTGATCGACGCATACCTCGACGGCTACCTCGCGAGCACCGCCGCCACGTTCGAGGAACGACTGCTCGAAGGCTTCGCCGCTGCGCTTGCCGCAGGTGGTGAAGCGGGCCCCGTCCGCTCAGCAGGCATCGCTGTCGTGGAAGACGTGCCATGGCGCGTGACCGATCTGCGCGTCGACGACCACGACGACCCGGGCGCGGAGCTGGCGCGACTCGTCGCCCTCTGGTTGCCGCAGAAGGCCGACTACCGGACACGTGGGATCGATCCGACGGCGGCACCCTCCTACGGAGTGCCCGGCGATGAGTGA
- a CDS encoding RidA family protein — translation MTEHTRIRPFNTKETYPEQNLDNDLCQAVVAGGVVYVRGQIGQDLDTRESVGIGDVEAQTERAMANVDMLLREAGSKLEDIVKVVVYLTDIRYRETVYRTMGTWLKGVYPVSTGLVVEALARPEWLVEIDVTAVISDASRAAGLSEATV, via the coding sequence ATGACGGAGCACACGCGTATCCGACCGTTCAACACCAAGGAGACCTACCCGGAACAGAACCTCGACAACGACCTCTGCCAGGCCGTCGTCGCAGGCGGCGTCGTCTACGTTCGTGGCCAGATCGGACAGGACCTCGACACGCGCGAGAGCGTCGGCATCGGTGACGTCGAGGCGCAGACCGAGCGAGCGATGGCGAACGTCGACATGTTGCTGCGCGAGGCCGGTTCGAAGCTCGAGGACATCGTGAAGGTCGTCGTCTATCTCACCGACATCCGGTACCGCGAGACGGTCTACCGGACGATGGGGACCTGGCTCAAGGGCGTCTACCCCGTTTCCACAGGCCTCGTCGTCGAGGCACTCGCCCGCCCCGAGTGGCTCGTCGAGATCGACGTCACGGCCGTCATCAGCGATGCGTCGCGCGCCGCCGGACTGAGCGAGGCGACGGTATGA
- a CDS encoding LysR family transcriptional regulator, with translation MLRIDSGDAGDDAVAPGGSRTPEITFTQLRYFVRSAELRSMSKAAVSLFVAQSAISTSIGNLERTLGTALFVRHRAKGLSLTAEGVTYLAEVRGVLQALEEANLAIDPSRMAGSYEVGCFPTLVPFWMPSAMNDLRERYPDLHTKIREVRDDEIARRLLDRELEVVLAYDLTTHPQLDFVPIATAPPYAVVSVDHPLAARGRVRLGELSESTPLILLDMAGSAQYFRRTLEAAGASTEPVHRLENYEAVRAMVARGHGYTLLNQRPRHDFTYDGYETRTLALEPDLPSLHVGFMIRSSEPLTRKGAAFIRSCHTLAVELGQAVGTVPNLVRAARLDDLDTPASD, from the coding sequence ATGCTCCGAATCGACTCGGGTGATGCGGGCGACGATGCCGTCGCGCCGGGCGGCTCGCGCACGCCCGAGATCACGTTCACCCAGCTGCGCTACTTCGTCCGTTCCGCCGAGCTACGTTCCATGAGCAAGGCGGCGGTGAGCCTGTTCGTCGCGCAGTCGGCGATCTCGACGTCGATCGGCAACCTCGAGCGCACGCTCGGGACCGCGCTCTTCGTCCGGCATCGGGCGAAGGGCCTGTCGTTGACGGCCGAGGGCGTCACGTATCTCGCGGAGGTTCGCGGCGTCCTGCAGGCGCTCGAGGAGGCGAATCTCGCGATCGACCCGAGCCGGATGGCGGGGTCGTACGAGGTCGGCTGCTTCCCCACCCTCGTCCCGTTCTGGATGCCCTCGGCCATGAACGACCTGCGCGAGCGCTACCCCGATCTGCACACCAAGATCCGTGAGGTCCGCGATGACGAGATCGCGCGTCGCCTGCTCGACCGTGAGCTCGAGGTCGTCCTGGCCTACGACCTGACGACCCACCCGCAACTCGATTTCGTGCCCATCGCCACGGCCCCGCCCTACGCGGTCGTGTCGGTCGATCACCCGCTCGCGGCGCGCGGGCGCGTCCGTCTGGGCGAGCTGTCGGAGTCGACTCCGCTCATCCTGCTCGACATGGCGGGCAGCGCCCAGTACTTCCGCCGCACACTCGAAGCTGCCGGGGCCTCCACCGAGCCCGTCCACCGCCTCGAGAACTACGAGGCCGTGCGCGCCATGGTCGCCCGAGGCCACGGTTACACACTGTTGAACCAGCGCCCTCGGCACGACTTCACGTACGACGGCTACGAGACCCGCACGCTCGCCCTCGAACCGGACCTCCCCTCGCTGCACGTCGGGTTCATGATCCGCTCGAGCGAACCGCTCACGCGCAAGGGTGCCGCGTTCATCCGCTCGTGTCACACCTTGGCCGTCGAGCTGGGCCAGGCCGTCGGCACCGTTCCCAACCTCGTGCGGGCCGCGCGGCTGGACGATCTCGACACGCCGGCCTCGGACTGA
- a CDS encoding MFS transporter, whose translation MSDRDDEMATEPRVPHAPDRKTLRKSVVAGSIGVLVHWFDWAVYAYMAGTIAHVFFPQEDATASLLSVFGVFAISFFVRPLGAVIFGHLGDRMGRKKTLSIVILAMAASTLMLGLLPGYGTIGILAPILLVIARIVQGLAAGGEFGSAAAFLAEYSPPKRRGFGVSWLEFGSLLGFLLASFAVFLLNVSMPAEQIADWGWRIPFLITVPMGLIGLYIRSKIEDTPEFEELQELENVPQSPLREVFRDNWRQLLQTCGMEIFMNVTFYVVLVYLLTYQETVVGISADQAALLSTLASALGLVIVPLAGIASDRWGRKPVLMTAAIALTVLSVPLFMIMQSGAPSATFVSTLGLALILAIILGTHAVTVAELFPTRTRQSGLSIAYAVTAALFAGTAPYVITWLIDATGHDLVPGWFLMVVGVVGIVTVASLPETRGIDLFKEEDRTGAPVRG comes from the coding sequence ATGTCCGATCGTGACGACGAGATGGCCACCGAGCCCCGCGTCCCACACGCCCCGGACCGCAAGACACTCCGCAAGAGCGTCGTCGCGGGCTCGATCGGCGTGCTCGTCCACTGGTTCGACTGGGCCGTCTACGCCTACATGGCCGGCACGATCGCCCACGTGTTCTTCCCGCAGGAAGACGCGACCGCCAGCCTGCTGTCCGTCTTCGGCGTCTTCGCAATCTCGTTCTTCGTCCGCCCGCTCGGCGCCGTCATATTCGGCCACCTCGGCGACCGCATGGGGCGCAAGAAGACCCTCTCGATCGTCATCCTCGCGATGGCCGCCTCGACTCTGATGCTCGGCCTCCTGCCCGGCTACGGAACCATCGGGATCCTCGCCCCGATCCTGCTCGTCATCGCGCGCATCGTGCAGGGCCTCGCAGCGGGTGGTGAGTTCGGCTCGGCCGCGGCCTTCCTCGCCGAGTACTCGCCGCCCAAGCGCCGCGGCTTCGGGGTGTCGTGGCTCGAGTTCGGCAGCCTCCTCGGCTTCCTCCTCGCGTCGTTCGCCGTCTTCCTGCTGAACGTTTCGATGCCCGCCGAGCAGATCGCCGACTGGGGTTGGCGCATACCGTTCCTCATCACGGTGCCCATGGGCCTCATCGGCCTCTACATCCGCTCCAAGATCGAGGACACCCCCGAGTTCGAGGAGCTGCAGGAGCTCGAGAACGTCCCGCAGAGCCCGCTCCGCGAGGTCTTCCGCGACAACTGGCGACAGCTGCTCCAGACGTGCGGCATGGAGATCTTCATGAACGTCACGTTCTACGTCGTGCTCGTCTACCTCCTGACCTACCAGGAGACGGTCGTGGGGATCAGTGCGGACCAGGCGGCTCTCCTCTCGACGCTCGCATCGGCACTCGGGCTCGTGATCGTCCCGCTCGCGGGCATCGCGTCCGACCGCTGGGGCCGCAAGCCCGTCCTCATGACGGCCGCGATCGCACTGACGGTGCTGTCCGTGCCGCTCTTCATGATCATGCAGTCCGGAGCCCCCTCGGCGACGTTCGTGTCGACGCTCGGGCTCGCCCTCATCCTCGCGATCATCCTCGGCACGCACGCCGTCACGGTCGCCGAGCTGTTCCCGACGCGCACGCGCCAATCGGGCCTGTCGATCGCGTACGCCGTCACCGCCGCGCTGTTCGCGGGCACGGCGCCCTACGTCATCACGTGGCTCATCGACGCGACGGGTCACGACCTGGTCCCGGGCTGGTTCCTGATGGTCGTCGGCGTCGTCGGCATCGTGACCGTCGCATCGCTCCCCGAGACGCGTGGCATCGATCTGTTCAAGGAGGAAGACCGCACGGGAGCGCCCGTACGCGGCTGA